GAATAGATGGTGCAGGAAAAACAACTCAAGCAAAATACGTTAAAGAATTTTTAGAGAATCTTGGTTATAGGGTAATATTAACGAAAGAACCAGGTGGAACAAAATTTGGAGAAAAAATAAGAAGTATTCTTTTAACTGAAGAAATGGATGGGTACTCTGAGTTTTTACTGTTTGCAGCTGATAGAAACATGCATGTTAAAACATTAATAAAACCAAAACTTAAAGAAGGTTATATTGTATTATCAGATAGATTTGCGGAAAGTTCGATTGCATACCAAGGGTTCGGAAGAGGTGTTGATCTTGATTTTATTGAGAGAGTTCACAATGAAATTCTTTTAAACACATACCCAGATTTAATATTTTTAATTGATATTCCTGTAAAAGTTGCTTTAAACAGGTTAGAATCAAAAGATAGAATAGAAAAATCGGGAGAAGATTTTTTACAGAGGGTTAGGAATGGTTATCT
This genomic window from Caldisericaceae bacterium contains:
- the tmk gene encoding dTMP kinase; its protein translation is MFITFEGIDGAGKTTQAKYVKEFLENLGYRVILTKEPGGTKFGEKIRSILLTEEMDGYSEFLLFAADRNMHVKTLIKPKLKEGYIVLSDRFAESSIAYQGFGRGVDLDFIERVHNEILLNTYPDLIFLIDIPVKVALNRLESKDRIEKSGEDFLQRVRNGYL